Proteins found in one Streptomyces sp. NBC_00461 genomic segment:
- a CDS encoding PP2C family serine/threonine-protein phosphatase, which produces MMSQMPQQAALSNCPSCEWPLESGDRFCGACGYDLSVVPVPPDDHPTVALNGSVPPAGDGGGAWPLAAGPGGSGTPVPAHLPTDLPGQSSGGSPLPPEQSPPTGSPVSPASGVRFDRPPEPDEYPLQAPDPRVADLAASAEEAKMCVACRAGRVDSDGYCENCGHAQPRERDHMEQECGPLAAVSDRGLRHHRNEDAFGLGHTALPDGSPVSLAVVCDGVSSATRPDDASLAAARAASESLSAALPRGTHPQQAMHDAIVAASHAVNVLADEPATAREHSPHQNAPACTIVGAVVTSGLLVVGWVGDSRAYWIPVDRASPPARLTEDDSWAAQMVSAGLMNEAEAYADERAHAITGWLGADAYELEPHTASFKPDRPGVVVVCSDGLWNYAEAAEEMAEVVPLDAAVRPLHSARVLVGHALDGGGHDNVTVAVVPFPAVSQGAGSD; this is translated from the coding sequence TTGATGTCGCAGATGCCCCAGCAGGCCGCCCTGTCGAACTGCCCGAGCTGCGAGTGGCCGCTTGAGTCGGGTGACCGTTTCTGCGGTGCGTGCGGATACGACCTGTCCGTAGTGCCCGTACCGCCGGACGACCATCCGACGGTCGCCCTGAACGGCTCGGTCCCGCCCGCGGGCGACGGTGGCGGCGCCTGGCCGCTCGCCGCCGGGCCGGGCGGCTCCGGCACCCCGGTGCCGGCCCATCTGCCGACGGACCTGCCCGGACAGAGCTCGGGCGGCTCCCCGCTGCCGCCGGAGCAGTCACCGCCCACCGGATCGCCGGTGTCCCCGGCCTCCGGCGTGCGCTTCGACCGGCCGCCGGAGCCCGACGAGTACCCGCTGCAGGCACCGGATCCGCGCGTCGCCGACCTCGCGGCGTCCGCCGAGGAGGCCAAGATGTGCGTGGCCTGCCGCGCCGGCCGCGTCGACAGCGACGGCTACTGCGAGAACTGCGGGCACGCCCAGCCCCGGGAGCGCGATCACATGGAGCAGGAGTGCGGCCCGCTGGCCGCCGTCAGTGACCGTGGCCTGCGCCACCACCGCAACGAGGACGCGTTCGGCCTCGGCCACACCGCGCTGCCCGACGGCTCCCCCGTGTCCCTGGCCGTCGTCTGTGACGGCGTCTCCTCGGCGACCCGCCCCGACGACGCCTCGCTCGCCGCCGCCCGGGCCGCGAGCGAGTCCCTGTCGGCCGCGCTGCCCCGCGGCACGCACCCGCAACAGGCCATGCACGACGCGATCGTCGCCGCCTCGCACGCGGTGAACGTCCTGGCCGACGAGCCCGCCACCGCCCGCGAGCACAGCCCGCACCAGAACGCGCCCGCGTGCACGATCGTCGGTGCCGTCGTCACGTCGGGGCTGCTGGTCGTCGGCTGGGTCGGCGACAGCCGCGCCTACTGGATCCCGGTGGACCGCGCCTCGCCTCCGGCCCGGCTCACCGAGGACGACTCGTGGGCCGCGCAGATGGTCTCCGCGGGCCTGATGAACGAGGCGGAGGCGTACGCCGACGAGCGCGCCCACGCGATCACGGGCTGGCTGGGCGCGGACGCCTACGAGCTGGAGCCGCACACCGCTTCCTTCAAGCCGGACCGGCCCGGTGTGGTGGTGGTGTGCTCGGACGGGCTGTGGAACTACGCGGAGGCGGCCGAGGAGATGGCCGAGGTCGTGCCACTGGATGCCGCGGTACGTCCGTTGCACAGCGCCCGCGTGCTGGTCGGTCACGCCCTGGACGGCGGGGGCCACGACAACGTAACAGTGGCCGTCGTGCCGTTCCCCGCCGTGTCTCAGGGGGCAGGATCGGACTGA
- a CDS encoding vWA domain-containing protein, with product MANFSKSNVPQFSMDVYQNEYLPDGGREVNAIVTVTATGGGTVGSAVAAPHLYGPGQGPSAGVAIMVDCSGSMDYPPTKMRNARDATAAAIDTLRDGVHFAVIGGTHVAKEVYPGGGRLAVADATTRDQAKQALRKLSAGGGTAIGTWLRLADRLLSSADVAIRHGILLTDGRNEHESPEDLKSALDSCAGRFTCDARGVGTDWEVKEVTGIASALLGTADIVADPAALAADFTQMMEAAMGKEVADVALRLWTPVGTAIKFVKQVAPTVEELTDRRTEAGPRAGDYPTGSWGDESRDYHVCVEVPAAALGQEMLAARVSLVVPQPDGSAQNLGAQGLVRAVWTDDMAASTSINPQVAHYTGQAELAQAIQQGLDLRKAGDFDGATAKLGRAVQLASASGNADTAKLLAKVVDVVDAATGTVRLKAKVEEADEMTLETRSTKTVRVKK from the coding sequence ATGGCCAATTTCTCGAAGTCCAACGTGCCGCAGTTCTCGATGGACGTGTACCAGAACGAGTACCTGCCGGACGGCGGCCGCGAGGTCAACGCCATCGTCACGGTCACCGCCACCGGCGGCGGCACGGTCGGCAGCGCGGTCGCCGCGCCCCACCTCTACGGGCCGGGACAGGGCCCGTCCGCGGGGGTGGCGATCATGGTCGACTGCTCCGGCTCGATGGACTACCCGCCGACCAAGATGCGCAACGCCCGTGACGCGACGGCCGCCGCGATCGACACCCTGCGCGACGGGGTGCACTTCGCGGTGATCGGCGGCACGCACGTCGCCAAGGAGGTCTACCCGGGAGGCGGGCGCCTGGCGGTCGCCGACGCCACCACCCGCGACCAGGCCAAGCAGGCCCTGCGCAAGCTCAGCGCGGGCGGCGGTACGGCCATCGGCACCTGGCTGCGCCTCGCCGACCGTCTGCTCTCCTCCGCCGACGTCGCCATCCGGCACGGCATCCTGCTCACCGACGGCCGCAACGAGCACGAGTCGCCGGAGGACCTCAAGTCCGCCCTGGACTCCTGTGCCGGACGGTTCACCTGTGACGCACGTGGCGTGGGAACCGACTGGGAAGTGAAAGAAGTCACAGGAATCGCCTCCGCCCTCCTCGGCACCGCCGACATCGTCGCCGACCCGGCCGCCCTCGCCGCCGACTTCACGCAGATGATGGAGGCGGCCATGGGCAAGGAGGTCGCCGACGTAGCCCTCAGGCTGTGGACGCCGGTCGGCACCGCCATCAAGTTCGTCAAGCAAGTCGCGCCCACCGTCGAGGAGTTGACCGACCGCCGCACGGAGGCCGGCCCGCGCGCCGGGGACTATCCCACCGGCTCCTGGGGAGACGAGTCCCGTGACTACCACGTCTGCGTCGAGGTCCCGGCCGCCGCCCTCGGCCAGGAGATGCTCGCCGCCCGGGTCTCGCTCGTCGTCCCGCAGCCCGACGGCAGCGCCCAGAACCTCGGCGCCCAGGGCCTGGTGAGGGCCGTGTGGACCGATGACATGGCGGCCTCGACATCGATCAACCCCCAGGTCGCCCACTACACGGGCCAGGCCGAACTGGCACAGGCCATCCAACAGGGGCTGGATCTTCGCAAAGCGGGCGATTTCGACGGAGCAACGGCCAAACTGGGCCGGGCCGTTCAGCTCGCGAGCGCCTCCGGAAACGCGGATACTGCGAAACTGCTTGCGAAGGTGGTGGACGTGGTCGATGCCGCGACAGGTACTGTGCGACTGAAGGCGAAGGTCGAGGAGGCCGACGAGATGACCCTCGAGACCCGGTCCACAAAGACTGTTCGTGTAAAGAAGTGA
- a CDS encoding FHA domain-containing protein has translation MPTCPNGHQSGSDDWCEVCGHRMAGAVPPPPPPPPPGGGYGFPPPGPGQPGQPGGRPHLSAVPDTPEPELCPQCRTPREGGAPFCEECRWNFLTNTATSYTPAAPRPPAPGPAVHFQQQPPAGPSYGGGDSYEYQGSRPSQMNRPAEPIPPFGSEPSGPAGFGNDPRPGGPYGNDPRPGGPYGNDPRPGGPSGFGGDPSRPVPPPPGPTPTTAPGGQGGYGGPGGYGEPQGPGGPGGAPQAFQQPGPPAPPAYPQETGRPPQPGGPSGFGGDDDWVISPPSGGPGGPGGQGAPGGPGGPGQGGGYGYPQPGSTQAPPPPGQGYPQQPAGPATWIATIGPDREYFMAMMQRSGPEAAGLNLPAYSPEQQRTLSGNQITIGRRRHSTGESPDIDLAVPPEDPGVSHQHAVLVQQPDGSWAVVDQNSTNGTTVNGSEEPIQPFVPVPLQDGDRVHVGAWTTITIRRG, from the coding sequence ATGCCGACCTGCCCGAACGGACACCAGTCGGGTTCCGACGACTGGTGCGAGGTCTGCGGTCACCGCATGGCCGGTGCCGTACCCCCGCCCCCTCCGCCGCCCCCGCCCGGCGGTGGCTACGGCTTCCCGCCACCCGGCCCGGGCCAGCCCGGTCAGCCCGGCGGCCGTCCGCACCTGTCCGCCGTGCCGGACACCCCCGAGCCGGAGCTCTGCCCGCAGTGCCGTACGCCCCGTGAGGGCGGCGCGCCGTTCTGCGAGGAGTGCCGGTGGAACTTCCTGACGAACACGGCGACCTCGTACACCCCGGCCGCCCCGCGCCCGCCGGCGCCTGGCCCTGCCGTGCACTTCCAGCAGCAGCCGCCTGCGGGACCGTCGTACGGCGGCGGTGACTCGTACGAGTACCAGGGCTCGCGCCCGTCCCAGATGAACCGTCCCGCCGAGCCGATCCCGCCGTTCGGCAGCGAGCCGTCCGGCCCCGCCGGGTTCGGCAACGACCCGCGCCCCGGCGGCCCGTACGGCAACGACCCACGTCCCGGCGGCCCGTACGGCAACGACCCGCGCCCAGGCGGCCCCTCCGGCTTCGGCGGCGACCCCTCCCGCCCGGTCCCGCCGCCGCCCGGCCCGACACCGACCACCGCTCCCGGCGGCCAGGGAGGATACGGCGGCCCCGGAGGGTACGGCGAACCCCAGGGCCCTGGCGGCCCCGGTGGTGCCCCGCAGGCGTTCCAGCAGCCCGGTCCGCCGGCCCCGCCCGCCTACCCGCAGGAGACGGGCCGGCCGCCGCAGCCCGGCGGACCCTCCGGCTTCGGCGGTGACGACGACTGGGTGATCTCCCCGCCGTCCGGTGGCCCGGGCGGTCCCGGTGGCCAGGGTGCTCCCGGCGGTCCGGGCGGTCCCGGTCAGGGCGGTGGCTACGGCTATCCGCAGCCCGGCTCCACCCAGGCCCCGCCCCCGCCCGGCCAGGGCTACCCGCAGCAGCCCGCCGGCCCCGCCACCTGGATCGCCACCATCGGTCCGGACCGCGAGTACTTCATGGCGATGATGCAGCGCTCCGGCCCCGAGGCCGCGGGTCTCAACCTGCCCGCGTACTCGCCCGAGCAGCAGCGCACCCTCAGCGGCAACCAGATCACCATCGGCCGCCGCCGGCACTCCACCGGCGAGTCCCCCGACATCGATCTGGCGGTGCCGCCGGAGGACCCGGGTGTCTCGCACCAGCACGCGGTGCTGGTCCAGCAGCCGGACGGCAGCTGGGCGGTCGTCGACCAGAACTCGACGAACGGCACGACGGTCAACGGCTCCGAGGAGCCCATCCAGCCCTTCGTGCCGGTGCCGCTGCAGGACGGCGACCGGGTGCACGTGGGCGCCTGGACGACGATCACGATCCGCAGGGGCTAG
- a CDS encoding methyltransferase domain-containing protein, whose translation MGAHALDRNDRGLAALAALAVSARAALVREIDASGAWDDDPVWRAAFEAVPRHLFVPYYYVGVTGGYERRWGESPDPRARERWVRGAYADVPLATRLRDGELVSSSSQPSLMAKMLAELGVEDGDRVLEVGAGTGYNAALLAHRLGDDDLVTTVDLEPEITESARRHLAAAGHHPAVVTGDGARGVPARAPFDRIIATCTLASVPPAWLAQCTPGARILAPLATGLIALTVRDPGHGEGRFLHTAAYFVPLRGESRPEPEPSHLDAIPRRARDHELFRFLLTLTRGSLAPQEAFALWEHEKQPQRERYGITVAEDREWAWLDDPEGPYTWPLR comes from the coding sequence ATGGGCGCGCATGCACTCGACAGGAACGACAGGGGCCTCGCCGCTCTCGCCGCTCTCGCGGTCTCGGCGCGGGCGGCGCTCGTGCGGGAGATCGACGCGAGCGGGGCCTGGGACGACGACCCGGTGTGGCGGGCGGCGTTCGAGGCGGTCCCGCGCCATCTGTTCGTGCCGTACTACTACGTCGGCGTCACCGGCGGCTATGAGCGGCGCTGGGGCGAGAGTCCCGATCCGCGGGCGCGCGAGCGGTGGGTGCGCGGTGCCTACGCCGACGTTCCGCTGGCCACGCGGCTGCGCGACGGCGAGCTGGTCTCCTCCAGCAGCCAGCCGTCGCTGATGGCGAAGATGCTGGCCGAGCTGGGGGTCGAGGACGGCGACAGGGTGCTGGAGGTCGGCGCCGGCACCGGCTACAACGCGGCCCTGCTCGCGCACCGGCTCGGCGACGACGACCTGGTCACCACCGTCGATCTGGAGCCGGAGATCACCGAGTCGGCGCGCCGGCACCTGGCCGCGGCCGGACACCACCCGGCCGTCGTCACCGGCGACGGCGCCCGTGGAGTGCCCGCACGCGCCCCCTTCGACCGGATCATCGCGACCTGCACCCTGGCCTCGGTCCCGCCCGCCTGGCTCGCCCAGTGCACCCCCGGCGCCCGCATCCTGGCGCCCCTGGCCACCGGCCTGATCGCCCTGACGGTCCGGGACCCCGGGCACGGGGAGGGCCGCTTCCTCCACACGGCCGCCTACTTCGTGCCGCTGCGCGGCGAGAGCCGCCCCGAACCGGAACCGTCACACCTCGATGCGATTCCACGCCGGGCCAGGGACCACGAACTGTTCCGCTTCCTGCTCACCCTGACCCGCGGCAGCCTCGCCCCCCAGGAGGCGTTCGCCCTGTGGGAGCACGAGAAACAGCCGCAACGCGAGCGCTACGGCATCACGGTCGCCGAAGACCGGGAGTGGGCGTGGCTGGACGATCCGGAGGGCCCGTACACCTGGCCCCTCCGGTGA
- a CDS encoding globin gives MNEIRRGTLQEQTFYEQVGGEETFRRLVHRFYEGVAEDPILKPMYPEEDLGPAEERLTLFLIQYWGGPTTYSDNRGHPRLRMRHVPFTVNREAHDAWLKHMRVAVDELGLAAEHEQQLWKYLTYAAASMVNTPD, from the coding sequence GTGAATGAGATTCGGCGCGGCACGCTTCAGGAGCAGACCTTCTACGAGCAGGTCGGCGGGGAGGAGACCTTCCGCCGCCTCGTCCACCGTTTCTACGAGGGTGTGGCCGAGGACCCGATCCTCAAGCCGATGTACCCCGAGGAGGACCTCGGCCCGGCCGAGGAGCGCCTCACGCTGTTCCTGATCCAGTACTGGGGCGGCCCGACGACGTACAGCGACAACCGCGGCCACCCCCGTCTGCGCATGCGCCACGTCCCCTTCACCGTGAACCGCGAGGCGCACGACGCCTGGCTGAAGCACATGCGGGTCGCCGTCGACGAGCTCGGCCTTGCCGCGGAGCACGAGCAGCAGCTGTGGAAATACCTGACCTACGCCGCCGCCTCGATGGTGAACACCCCGGACTGA
- a CDS encoding ABC transporter permease, which translates to MTAFGAVARFVLLRARAHRLLLAAALLTVLLTTAVLATFAAYSGAIGDASVRHSLRSPQNAADAALIVKADVPADRRAAAGTAVREGARRTFDGLPVTVRTLVRSGPYGLPRSLQPPAERSGDPDLTYVAALDPTQVRIVSGRAPREGSGTAVEAALPQSAAQRLGLGPGARLTLTDRLGGPKVHVTLTGLYRPAQADAPYWRLDDLGGRGVRTVDFTTYGPLLAAPGVLTGGRVSAGPSGWLAAADFSTLTTARIGELREAAASGGAALRKRPELSGTTAAGTPLPEVLERVERSLLVSRSTLLIVASQLALLAGCALLLVARLLSSERAGEVRLLRARGASRARVAALAALEALFLAVPAVVCAPLLSGPLTRLLAGQGPLARIGLHLDVPAGARLGVWLVAAGVALGCALAVTLPALTVEGFGPVRARTLPASVRAGADLGLLAVAAVAYWQLGRQTSGAVTGDRSGTLGIDPLLVAAPALALLAGTVLTLRLLPLVARLAERRAAGGRGLTAALAGWQLSRRPMRGAGPVLLLVLAVALGMLAIGQGASWSRSQNDQADFAAGAPVRVLAEGGGGLGSTDRYADLAHVREAAPVLRTELPLSGDRTAALLAVDTTHASDTVLMRRDLAPQPVRPLFAALGPKGPTAGAKVPAHTARLRLTASLRSSSGPGATADVTATLEDGYGTPYAVPAGELPSDGRAHTLDLPVSEGALTLTGVQLVMPQPIGKREQHRLRLGGLTATGADGTARKVPLPATWKASVSSDGQVSSPDGRTDPTKPVTSSSGPPTVEYGTGYVPVEDTWVSASLTVRLQVAQHRPPEITAVATDRYLTSAGARTGQRVDVTVGGRSVPVRIVGAVRELPTTGDADGGAVLVDLRSVNRVLEARYGEGVTPTEWWLRTGPGDSADVAAALRALPDLDPAQVVVRDETAAQLRDDPFGAGPEAAFAAAAGVAAALAAVGFAVSAAGSLRERGAELAVLRALGAPRRRLARMIAVEQGVLVALALVVGAALGTVLTRAVIPLIVLTAQATRPVPRVLVELPVLHVAVLLAAVALTPLLVTAGLAVRRGHPVASLREQGGE; encoded by the coding sequence GTGACGGCGTTCGGCGCGGTGGCACGGTTCGTCCTGTTACGTGCCCGCGCGCACCGCCTCCTGCTCGCCGCGGCGCTGCTCACCGTCCTGCTGACCACCGCCGTCCTGGCCACGTTCGCGGCCTACTCGGGCGCGATCGGCGACGCGTCCGTGCGCCACTCCCTGCGGAGCCCGCAGAACGCCGCCGACGCCGCGCTGATCGTCAAGGCGGATGTGCCGGCGGACCGGCGCGCGGCCGCCGGCACGGCCGTACGGGAGGGTGCGCGGCGGACGTTCGACGGACTGCCGGTGACCGTGCGGACCCTGGTGCGCTCGGGCCCGTACGGACTGCCGCGTTCGCTGCAGCCGCCGGCCGAGCGGTCCGGGGACCCCGATCTGACGTATGTCGCGGCGCTGGACCCGACGCAGGTGCGGATCGTCTCGGGACGAGCACCCCGCGAGGGCTCCGGCACCGCCGTCGAGGCGGCCCTCCCGCAGAGCGCCGCCCAGCGCCTCGGCCTGGGACCCGGCGCCCGCCTCACCCTCACCGACCGGCTCGGCGGCCCGAAGGTGCACGTCACGCTCACCGGCCTGTACCGGCCCGCGCAGGCGGACGCGCCCTACTGGCGGCTGGACGACCTGGGTGGCCGGGGCGTCAGGACGGTCGACTTCACGACGTACGGCCCACTGCTCGCCGCTCCAGGGGTCCTGACCGGTGGCAGGGTGAGCGCCGGCCCGTCCGGATGGCTGGCGGCGGCCGACTTCTCGACGCTGACGACCGCGCGGATCGGCGAGCTGCGCGAGGCGGCCGCCTCCGGAGGCGCGGCCCTGCGCAAGCGGCCCGAGCTGAGCGGCACGACGGCCGCGGGCACTCCCCTGCCCGAGGTCCTGGAACGCGTCGAACGCTCGCTGCTCGTCTCCCGCTCGACGCTGCTGATCGTCGCGTCGCAGCTCGCCCTGCTGGCCGGCTGTGCGCTGTTGCTGGTGGCCCGGCTGCTGAGCTCGGAACGGGCGGGCGAGGTCCGGCTGCTGCGGGCGCGCGGGGCCTCCCGTGCCCGGGTCGCGGCGCTCGCCGCCCTGGAGGCCCTGTTCCTCGCGGTGCCCGCGGTGGTCTGCGCACCCCTGCTGTCAGGACCGCTGACCCGGCTGCTGGCCGGGCAGGGGCCGCTGGCCCGTATCGGGCTGCACTTGGACGTGCCGGCCGGCGCTCGGCTCGGGGTGTGGCTGGTGGCGGCGGGGGTGGCGCTGGGGTGCGCGCTGGCGGTGACGCTGCCCGCGCTCACGGTCGAGGGGTTCGGCCCGGTCCGGGCCCGTACCCTGCCCGCTTCGGTGCGCGCGGGCGCGGACCTGGGCCTGCTCGCGGTGGCCGCCGTCGCGTACTGGCAGCTCGGTCGGCAGACGTCCGGCGCGGTGACCGGCGACCGGTCGGGCACCCTCGGCATCGACCCCTTGCTGGTCGCGGCGCCCGCGCTCGCGCTGCTCGCCGGCACGGTGCTGACCCTGCGGCTGCTGCCCCTGGTGGCGCGGCTCGCCGAGCGCCGGGCGGCCGGTGGGCGCGGGCTGACGGCGGCGCTGGCGGGCTGGCAGCTGAGCCGTCGCCCGATGCGCGGGGCGGGACCGGTGCTGCTGCTGGTCCTCGCCGTCGCGCTCGGCATGCTGGCCATCGGACAGGGCGCCTCCTGGAGCCGCTCGCAGAACGACCAGGCGGACTTCGCCGCGGGCGCGCCGGTCCGCGTCCTCGCCGAGGGCGGCGGCGGCCTCGGGAGCACGGACAGGTACGCGGACCTTGCGCACGTACGGGAGGCGGCCCCGGTCCTCCGTACGGAACTGCCGCTGTCCGGCGACCGTACGGCGGCGCTGCTGGCGGTGGACACCACGCACGCGTCGGACACGGTGCTCATGCGCCGGGACCTGGCCCCGCAGCCGGTACGGCCGCTGTTCGCGGCGCTGGGCCCGAAGGGGCCGACGGCCGGGGCGAAGGTGCCCGCGCACACCGCCCGGCTGCGGCTGACGGCGAGCCTGCGCAGTTCGTCGGGCCCGGGGGCGACGGCGGACGTGACGGCCACCCTCGAGGACGGGTACGGGACGCCGTACGCGGTGCCGGCGGGCGAACTCCCCTCCGACGGGCGGGCGCACACCCTGGACCTGCCCGTCTCCGAGGGAGCGCTGACGCTCACCGGTGTGCAGTTGGTGATGCCCCAGCCGATCGGCAAGCGCGAGCAACACCGGCTGCGACTGGGCGGGTTGACGGCAACCGGGGCGGACGGGACCGCGCGGAAGGTCCCCTTGCCGGCCACCTGGAAGGCGTCGGTGAGCAGTGACGGGCAGGTCTCGTCGCCGGACGGGAGGACCGACCCGACGAAGCCGGTCACGAGTTCGTCGGGGCCGCCCACGGTCGAGTACGGCACGGGGTACGTGCCGGTCGAGGACACCTGGGTCAGCGCGTCGCTCACGGTGCGGCTGCAGGTCGCGCAGCACCGGCCGCCGGAGATCACGGCGGTGGCGACCGACCGTTACCTCACGTCGGCGGGCGCGCGCACCGGCCAGCGGGTGGACGTGACGGTCGGCGGGCGGAGCGTGCCGGTGCGGATCGTGGGTGCGGTACGGGAGTTGCCGACCACGGGGGACGCGGACGGGGGCGCCGTGCTGGTCGATCTGCGGTCCGTGAACCGGGTGCTGGAGGCCCGGTACGGGGAGGGCGTCACGCCCACGGAATGGTGGCTGCGGACCGGACCCGGCGATTCGGCCGACGTCGCGGCGGCCCTGCGGGCGTTGCCGGATCTCGATCCTGCGCAGGTCGTGGTGCGGGACGAGACGGCCGCGCAGTTGCGGGACGACCCGTTCGGGGCAGGCCCGGAGGCGGCGTTCGCGGCGGCGGCCGGGGTGGCCGCGGCGCTGGCCGCGGTCGGCTTCGCGGTGAGCGCGGCGGGGTCCCTGCGGGAGCGGGGCGCCGAACTGGCGGTGCTGCGGGCCCTGGGCGCCCCGCGCCGCCGCCTTGCCCGCATGATCGCCGTCGAGCAGGGTGTGCTGGTGGCGCTCGCGCTGGTGGTGGGCGCGGCTCTGGGGACGGTGCTGACCCGCGCGGTGATCCCACTGATCGTGCTGACCGCACAGGCCACACGTCCCGTCCCGCGGGTGCTGGTCGAACTGCCGGTCCTGCACGTGGCCGTACTCCTGGCGGCGGTGGCCCTGACACCGTTGCTCGTGACGGCGGGTCTGGCGGTACGGCGCGGGCACCCGGTGGCGTCGCTGCGGGAGCAGGGGGGTGAGTGA